CGATAGTATCTTTTAGCTCAACCTCTTTAGCCACGCTAACGCCGTCTTTTGTGATGTTTGGAGCGCCAAAGCTCTTTTGGATAAGGACATTTCTGCCTCTTGGTCCCATTGTCACTTTCACAGCGTCATTTAGTTTTTTTACGCCCTCGTATAGGCGGTTTCTTGCATCATCAGAGTAAAAAATTTCTTTTGCCATTGTCTTTCCTTTTTTAATTATTTAATCACGCCTAAAACATCATCAATATTTAAAACAAGATATGTTTTATCGTCTAAATTTATCTCAGTGCCACCGTATTTTGCAAATACAACTTTATCGCCAACCTTTACACCCTCTACCTCAGTACCAACTGCTTTTACTTCTCCGCTTAAAGGTTTTTCTTTTGCGTTATCAGGTATAATAATGCCTGAAGCTGTGGTCTTTGTCTCTTCTACACGTTCGACTAGAACACGCTTGCCTAATGGTTGAAAATTCATTGTTCATCCTTTTAGTTTAATTGTCTTTTTTAGCACTCTTTATTTTTGAGTGATGAAATCCTAGCATTTTTTTCTAAAAAAGTCAATAATTTATACTAAAATTTATTAAAACTTTAGTCACTTACACTAAAGTTTTATGATATGTAAAACTAATATAAAGGAAATTTATGAAAAAAATAGCCTATTTAGTAGCAGCTTTGGCACTGATAATCCTTTGCATTTTTGGCTTTATCTTTAGCTCTTTTGGCAATAAATTTATAGCTAGCAAGATAGAAAAAGAAGCAC
The DNA window shown above is from Campylobacter concisus and carries:
- the groES gene encoding co-chaperone GroES; the protein is MNFQPLGKRVLVERVEETKTTASGIIIPDNAKEKPLSGEVKAVGTEVEGVKVGDKVVFAKYGGTEINLDDKTYLVLNIDDVLGVIK